Part of the Musa acuminata AAA Group cultivar baxijiao chromosome BXJ2-7, Cavendish_Baxijiao_AAA, whole genome shotgun sequence genome is shown below.
gaTGGCCCTTTAGGGTAATATCTAGGGTTGGTGCGTTATCTTACTCCGCAatagtgtcatgtggacacttgtggggcCTTTTGTCTATGATggaccaccttggaccctttgGCATATGACCATTTAAAGCTtgcgaagtctatgtttgtaatttgaattgtctatcaagtgtttgctaaaatgaCTACTTGTGAATCCCGAGTTAAATGTTTACTCTAACTCGTCTTCTTTTTTGCAGATTCTTaagagaccataagaggtttcgaggAAGCTGACCCTTTGTAGACATATATGCAAGGGTGCCGTATGACTtgagcaaaatcagctaagtccatgacagtaaGTTATCAAAACAGTTCTGAGCCATAAATTCTCATCCTAGGCATTTGTTATTTTAGTTATATTGATTCAAAAATCTACTTGACCTGAAAGGATGATATTGATGGCAGACCAACAATAAAGCCAAGAAAATTTTACCATGACGGTATACAATCAAGAGATGTGGGAAAGAAGCATAAGAATGAACTCTTTAGTtcaagcataaaaatatataaatgtatcCTATTACCATAATCATATCAAAACCGACGGATGCATCCTTAAGGATCAAGAGGTAATTCACTAGCATGCCAGCAACTACACTAAATTAACAACATAACTGAAACTGTACTTTTCAACCATGAAACTAATACAATAGGACATCTTTCAAAGATGGTATCCTTGTACTCACAACTCCAGTACCTACGACTAGATCACAAATGTTCCTATTACTATGTTCTCACACCAACAATAGACAGCTTGCTAAATGGGTATTATCATGACCAATATTTTCTTTCTAAGAGCTTGCttctttttgtattttattaaaaCAAGGCATCATAATTCTATTTGACATACAGATATGAATATGTCGCTGGAGGCCAGGATTGCTATCCCCTCATCTTTCTCGTATTGATCTTACTGACCGCATACAGAATTGAGGTCCCGCTTGTCCTCAAGGTACATACTTATTCTGCTACAAACAGATTATGACACCTGAAAGGTAGTAGGAAGCTTGCCATTTTTTCCAGGTAGAATTGCCAACCACACTAGAAGACATTGAAAATATATGGGAGAAATGTCAACCATACCGGAAGACTTGAGATGGCATTGCACCAAATCTAATCATACAAAAGCAATCTTCCATAGTATCTTTGGGTCAAGCCAAAACAATCCACTCTGATTCATGTGAATTAGCTAAAAGGCAGACTGTAGCGATAATCTGCAGTCTCCAACCGCCAAACGTATACTGACTACACACTGTGATTGGACTCTACATAAGCATGGCTCCTTGCTATCCGAGATGACAAGAATTCAATCGACTTCCATATTCAAGTATAGAACTTGAtccttcaaaaaaatattagacCCTCAAGTGGCAAAACACCGGGTGGGGTTTCGTAGATGAACAGATCATACTAAGATGATAAAAGGTTACTGTAGATAGCTAGCAATACAACCATGCCATGGAGTCCAAGGAAAATTGAACAGTGTCATTCCACTGTCAGTCTTTCGTACTAAAGGAAAAGTCATTCCCGTGTTGCATAGTCTATGATCAGCAAGCCTTTCAGATTAGTTGAGTTGCTCTCCTGCTCATTCACCATCCAAATGATCGTGACCACAGCCATCACAACAAACACTTTCTTAACCAAATTACATGAAAAATTCAGAGAAAGCAACTCATAGGATGACAATatcaaaaaaggggaaaaaagaacAAATTAAACGTAGCAATTCGAGTAATCAGTTCTTCAAGTATCAGTGTGAATACCGTAAATATCACTTCTTTACCCACAAGGTGGTCAAAGAAGGATAAAACCAAATCGTAATGACAGGGAAAAAGGAGGACAAGAAGGAAATGAGTGGTAACCTCGAGGCCCTCGCTATTCAACAACATGGACCGCTCCCTCTGGTTCGATACCGCCGTGTCGAGCTCCGCCGAGGCCACACCGTTCCTCTTAGTCCGCCCTATCCTCTCATCCCTACCGCCTCTGCTCTCTTCCTCCGATTCCATCGATCCGATCGACCCACCACCATCACCCTCCTCCAATAGCGATGTCGGGTTTATCCCCCTTCGCTTCAGCTCCTTCATGAACAACGACTCCGGCCGCTCCTCCCCTGAATCCAGCACCCAAAAGCAGAGAAAAACCGTGAAGGAACCGCGAAAAGGGCCAAGTGTTTGGGAATCGCCAAGATCAAGAACCGAAAGTAGACCACGTGCCGTTGGACTCGCCGCCGTCCTCCCGGAGGCGGCAGCGGAGGGAGAGGGCGGAGGGCCGACGGGGCGGCGGGCCGGACAGCCGGAGACGGAGCGCCAGCGAGAAGCCCGATCTGGCGAGATGGAAACTGGCCATCTCCGCTCCGAAGGGTTTCGACTAGCGGAAGAAGAATGGAGGCGGTGCGATGAATGGAGCGGGCGCGGGATCAGATCACCGCCGGTAATGGTGACCGTACAAGCGGGCGTACGCAAccgcagagagagagaggcgaggcGATAGCGGGCAATGGTTAACGGATAAGCCCGGGGGCTCTGCAATCAGCTGTCGGCACTAAGGCGCGAAGTGGTCATCGAAGCATCTATAATCGGTTACCATGATGGGACCCGCAGCATCTATAATAGGTTACATCGAAGCATCAATAGTTGGTCCCAGACGAATGGTCGTGCTATCCGTTGCTGTTCGGCGACGCGCGGAGGATTTGGGTTGTCTTCGCGATCGCTTTACCACTATTCATTAATTAATTTATCGACGTGGACTTCTCGGGCACAGATAGAACGAGAGACAGCCGCCATTTGGGCGTCAGTCGGTTTGCGTGGGGTAGAACTGGCGGGCGCGGTGGCTTACGCGCCGCCATCCATGCATGTGGTGGTTATTTATCGGTCTTGGGAAGGCCAGTGGGGGTCGGAGTTTTGGGTTACCGAACCCGTCCGCTTGGTTTAAACCATATGAATTTATTAGGCCTAAAAAAACATAGGTATTTGAAAATAAACAATATATTTAACTCGTTAATCGTAATATATTTGAAATAGTCCTCAAAATCTATTTTTTTAACCATCCACTTAAACACAGTGACGAACTCATAAGCTGACTTGATAGAATgtgttttccaaaaaaaaaaatattatttttatgtacTCGTGTACAAACACATTTTGTAGATTCCTAACTGGTTTCTAGTTGAGATTGGTGGAATGGTCAGTGGGGTAAATTAGTCTAACATATTAGTTAGAAACTATGCTAACTTAGTGCAATATATAATCGCATAGTTCGATCgattttgtacaccaatcttaTCTTACGAATTAGATTCTTATTTTCCTCTAATTAGTtaccaaaaatactataaaaatcatataatttttttactttcCAAATCTTCTATAACAACTTACctatttaagcatgaaaagaacTTTTTTTTAATACGCTTTCAAGTCCATTTCACTGGTTGTCGTCTTTCTCTTGACGCTACCATGCTATATAACTACCACGCTACCATGCTACATTTCGCATGCGCATGCGAGTTCACATCCCTCTGCTAGTGCGCATTCGGCATCGAAGCAATCCGCTATCCAATCCACTCGTGCTCGTTGCATTCATTTGAGATATAACATTATTATTATCCTTTATGCTATGGTACGAGAGTCCGACTCAGTTTGATCCTGATCATGTTAGAGCGTCTACATAGGCGTTTCAAGACGGAAGGCAAGGTCGGAATGATAATGAATGTCTCTTGGGCTGCTCGAGGGGAAGTTGGGATTGCCTCAAGAACTGAGTCCTTACACAATAGGTTGATGCTTGGAGGGAGATTTCCGCTCGACCTATTCGAAGCTTAAGTTAGTTTTTATGATAGTATTGAGTGTTTGAGCTATGACCCTGACAATAGTTAGGGAGTCATGTTTTATACCTCTTTCTGAGGGTCGGTCACATGCAAATTGTTAATTGATCGTCAACTCTCCAAGCGGTTGGTTCATTTGCTCCGGATGACACGGGCCGACTGTTTTCATTCGTCGCACAAGGCAACTTCGTATGATCTTGGGCATAGTTGTGCATTGTTCCCGAGTATGCTACGTCGCTTCGAATCCATTACATCACTTCAAAATCATTTCGTGCGTGCATGTGCGTCACGTTGACTCTAAGATACTATATTGATTCGGAGATAATTGTCAACTATGACCGTAAAATAATACTGAAATATTCTctatcaatcatcatcatcataaatgTCCCAAAGTCATCTATCACTGTTTAAGTTCCAAGAATAATTGCAACCAGTCATGTGAGAATTTAATCGTGACTTCCATATACCACCACCACATTAGGTTAGGTTGCCGGAAAGAATCGACCACATTAGGTAACTCGAATCGGCATGTAAAGGGTCGCTTGCAGTAATTGGGAAGTTGGAATCGCTTCCAAGCGACGGATGTAGCGGTTCCCAGATGTTGACAGTTCGAATGAGGAA
Proteins encoded:
- the LOC135617986 gene encoding uncharacterized protein LOC135617986, with protein sequence MASFHLARSGFSLALRLRLSGPPPRRPSALSLRCRLREDGGESNGEERPESLFMKELKRRGINPTSLLEEGDGGGSIGSMESEEESRGGRDERIGRTKRNGVASAELDTAVSNQRERSMLLNSEGLEGLIPRAKLLLTIGGTFFLGFWPLILITLGLFLALYIYLGPSFVHDASKVPVLPPPYIDPYTLLEDERLSQVTPHVN